From Lolium perenne isolate Kyuss_39 chromosome 5, Kyuss_2.0, whole genome shotgun sequence, a single genomic window includes:
- the LOC127299255 gene encoding disease resistance protein RGA5 has product MVSVLAGVMTSVISKLTALLGEEYAKLKGVHREVEFMKDELSSMNALLQRLADVDCDLDVQTKEWSSQVREMSYDIEDCIDDFMKSLGQTEMAKSAGLVQSVVQQLKALRVRHQISSQIQGLKARVEDASKRRMRYKLDERTFEPSILRAIDPRLPSLYAEQDGLVGIDQPRDELIKCLMEGVGSSVQKLKVISIAGPGGLGKTTLANEVYRKLEGQFQCRAFVSLSQQPDVSKILRNIFSQVCQQELPGTDIWDEGKLIDAIREVLKNKRYLVIIDDVWSTQAWKIIKCSLFLNDLGSRIMTTTRSIDIAKSCCSPHQGCVYEIKPLTTANSKSLFAKRIFGSGDICPQLEEISSEILKKCAGSPLAILTIASLLANKDVTNEEWERVYKSIGSTMERDPGVEEMRRILSLSYDDLPYHLKTCLLYLSIFPEDYEIERDRLIRRWIVEGFICTDGGQDLEEIGACYFNDLINRSMLQPVKIQYDGRVDSCRVHDMILDLLKSKSIEANFATFFGDQNQKLVLQHKIRRLSLNYYSQEHIMFPSSAIISHCRSLSIVGYAEKMHSLSKFRVLRVLDVENGEDMESNCFEHLWKLFHLQYLRLNVRSISSLPEQLGELQRLKTLDMGWTKIRKIPKSIVQMEHLTCLRVRNLELPEGIGNLHALQELSDIKVNRDSLASSLLELGSLSKLRILGLCWCLVDVDSNKETLADNLVSSLRRLGRLNLRSLNIQSNYRYPRIDFLLDSWFPSPHLLQMFQMGMFYFFPRVPAWVASLDNLTYLDININPVQEEALEILGGLPALLVVWLTSRSAAPEQRLVVSSNMFISLKEFYFTCWSNGAGLMFEAGAMPRLEKLRVPFDAGSGLDFGIQHLSSLRNLSVEIICMGATVREVEALEEAIRNTADLLPNCPTLEIRTWDDEHLMKEEQGKAEEEIQTSG; this is encoded by the exons ATGGTGAGTGTCTTAGCAGGGGTGATGACATCTGTCATCAGCAAGCTCACTGCCCTGCTTGGGGAGGAGTACGCAAAGCTGAAGGGTGTGCACAGGGAGGTGGAGTTCATGAAAGATGAGCTGAGCAGCATGAATGCACTCCTTCAAAGGCTTGCAGACGTAGACTGCGATCTTGATGTGCAGACGAAGGAATGGAGTAGCCAAGTCAGGGAGATGTCTTATGACATCGAGGATTGCATTGACGACTTTATGAAAAGCCTAGGCCAAACTGAGATGGCCAAGTCTGCAGGGCTTGTCCAAAGTGTGGTCCAGCAGCTCAAGGCACTGAGGGTGCGCCATCAAATCTCCAGCCAAATCCAGGGGCTTAAGGCACGTGTTGAAGATGCAAGCAAGCGACGTATGAGGTATAAGCTCGATGAGCGCACCTTCGAGCCTAGCATCTTAAGGGCCATCGACCCTCGTTTGCCTTCGCTCTATGCTGAGCAGGATGGGCTTGTTGGTATTGACCAGCCAAGAGATGAGCTCATCAAGTGCCTAATGGAGGGGGTGGGTTCATCGGTGCAGAAGCTAAAGGTCATATCTATTGCGGGTCCTGGAGGCCTCGGTAAAACTACCCTTGCGAATGAGGTGTACCGTAAACTGGAAGGCCAGTTCCAGTGTCGAGCTTTTGTTTCTTTGTCACAGCAACCAGATGTGAGTAAGATCTTAAGAAATATATTCTCTCAAGTCTGCCAGCAGGAGCTTCCTGGCACAGATATATGGGACGAGGGGAAGCTCATCGATGCAATCAGAGAAGTTTTAAAGAACAAGAG GTACTTAGTCATCATTGATGATGTATGGAGTACCCAAGCATGGAAGATTATCAAATGTTCTTTGTTTCTGAATGATCTGGGAAGCAGGATAATGACAACAACACGTAGTATTGATATAGCCAAGTCATGTTGCTCTCCTCACCAGGGTTGTGTCTATGAAATAAAGCCTCTTACAACAGCTAACTCTAAGAGTTTATTTGCTAAGAGAATATTTGGTTCAGGAGATATATGTCCTCAGTTGGAAGAAATTTCCTCGGAAATACTGAAAAAATGTGCTGGTTCACCATTAGCGATTCTTACAATAGCAAGCTTATTGGCTAATAAAGATGTCACAAATGAAGAATGGGAGCGGGTGTATAAATCGATCGGTTCGACAATGGAAAGGGACCCCGGTGTAGAAGAAATGAGAAGGATATTATCTCTTAGCTATGATGATCTTCCCTACCATTTGAAGACATGTTTACTGTATCTAAGTATATTTCCGGAGGATTATGAGATTGAGAGGGATCGGTTGATAAGGAGGTGGATTGTTGAAGGATTTATTTGTACTGATGGAGGACAAGATTTGGAGGAAATAGGAGCGTGTTATTTTAATGATCTTATCAATAGGAGTATGCTTCAGCCAGTGAAAATCCAATATGACGGTCGAGTCGATTCATGCCGAGTCCATGATATGATTCTTGATCTCCTTAAATCTAAGTCAATTGAAGCAAACTTTGCCACATTCTTTGGTGACCAAAATCAGAAATTAGTGCTTCAACATAAGATCCGTAGGCTATCTCTCAATTATTATTCCCAAGAGCACATCATGTTTCCATCATCAGCAATCATTTCTCATTGTCGATCGCTCAGTATTGTCGGGTATGCTGAAAAGATGCATTCTCTTTCGAAGTTTCGAGTTTTGCGAGTACTTGATGTTGAAAATGGTGAGGATATGGAGAGTAATTGTTTTGAACACTTATGGAAGCTTTTTCATTTGCAGTATTTGCGACTCAACGTTAGAAGCATTTCCTCACTCCCTGAACAATTAGGAGAACTACAGCGTTTGAAGACTCTGGATATGGGATGGACAAAGATAAGAAAAATACCCAAAAGCATTGTTCAGATGGAACATTTGACATGTTTGCGTGTCCGTAATCTGGAATTACCGGAAGGAATTGGGAATCTGCACGCTCTGCAGGAGCTATCAGATATCAAAGTAAACCGGGACAGCCTGGCATCTTCTTTGCTGGAGCTGGGCAGCCTGAGTAAACTGCGGATTCTTGGGCTATGCTGGTGCCTTGTCGATGTGGACAGTAATAAAGAAACTCTTGCAGATAACTTGGTCTCGTCGCTCCGCAGACTGGGAAGACTCAACCTTCGATCTCTGAATATTCAGAGTAACTATCGATACCCGCGTATAGATTTCTTGCTGGATTCTTGGTTCCCTTCCCCTCATCTCCTCCAGATGTTTCAGATGGGCATGTTCTACTTCTTCCCCAGAGTGCCAGCGTGGGTTGCATCGCTTGATAATCTCACCTACCTGGATATCAATATCAATCCAGTACAGGAGGAAGCACTGGAGATCCTTGGAGGCTTACCTGCTTTGCTGGTTGTATGGCTGACATCAAGATCAGCTGCTCCCGAGCAAAGGCTCGTCGTAAGCAGCAACATGTTCATAAGCCTGAAGGAGTTCTACTTCACCTGCTGGAGCAATGGGGCAGGCCTGATGTTTGAAGCTGGGGCCATGCCAAGGCTCGAGAAGCTGCGTGTTCCATTTGATGCAGGCAGTGGTCTTGATTTTGGCATCCAACACCTCTCATCCCTCAGGAATCTTTCCGTTGAGATCATTTGCATGGGTGCAACGGTTCGGGAGGTGGAGGCATTAGAGGAGGCCATCAGGAACACGGCGGATCTCCTCCCAAACTGCCCCACACTGGAAATCCGAACGTGGGATGATGAACATCTGATGAAGGAGGAGCAAGGCAAGGCTGAAGAGGAGATCCAGACAAGCGGCTGA